In Gemmatimonadaceae bacterium, the DNA window ACGGGATACATGGTGATCTCGAAAGTGCCGTCGCTGCTTCACACGCCGCTGATGGCGGCGACGAATGCGATTTCCGGTATCTCGCTCGTGGGATCGTTGATCGCCGCGGGGTCCGCACAGAGCCGCGTCGCGACGATTCTCGGATTCATCGCGGTGGTGGCCGCGACGTCGAACATCGTCGGTGGCTTTCTGATCACCGACCGAATGTTGCGGATGTTCAGGCGCGACACCGGTGGGATGAAGCGCGAAGCCGCCTCCGCGGCGCCGCCAGCACCGCGCTGACCGACCGATACCCAGCCGGCGCAATGCGCGACTACTTCATTCAAGGCTCGTACCTAACGGCATCGGTCCTGTTCATACTCGGGCTCCGCAGCCTAACGCGTCCCGATCGAGCAAGACATGGCATGCTGCTCGCCGCCGCGGGAATGCTCTTCGCCGTCATCGGCACTCTCGTGAGCCACCAGATCGTGGACTACCGTTGGATCGCGGGCGGGCTCCTCCTCGGCGTCGTGATCGGATATCCCCTCGGCATGTGGGTGCCGATGACGGCGATGCCTCAGCGGATCGCGCTTTCGCTGACGTTCAGCGCACTCGCGGCGGCGCTGGTGGGCATCGCCGAGTACAACACTCGCATAACGAACAGTGAAGGGATACCGCGACCGATCATGGCCGCGCTAGGAATCGAGGTGCTGTTAGGCATGGTCACCGTCGGCGGAACGCTCATCGCCGCTGGCAAGTTGCAGGAGCTGATCACCTCGCGGCCGCTGACGTATCGCGGCCAGAATCTCGTGAATGCGCTGGTTTTTCTCGCGATGCTGACGCTATTCGGCATGCTCGTCGTACATCCCGAGCGGCAGGCGCTATTCTACGCGCTGATCGCGCTCGCGTTCGTGTTCGGGATCCTCCTCGTGATGCCGATCGGCGGCGCTGATATGCCAGTGGTTGTCGCCTTGCTGAACTCGTATTCGGGGTTGGCGTCGTGCGCGACGGGTTTCGCGATCGGCAACGTGATCCTGATCATCAGCGGCTCGCTCGACGGATCGTCGGGATTCATCCTGTCTGTCCTGATGAGCAAGGCGATGAATCGCTCGTTCACGAACGTGCTGTTCGGCGCTTTTGGCTCGCAGGTGACGGCGGGAGGCAAGACTACGGAAGGGTTGAGCGCTCGCTCAACGAGCGTCGACGACGCAGCCGTGCAGCTGGCGTACGCGCAGCTCGTGATCGTGATCCCAGGCTATGGCATGGCGGTGGCCCAGGCGCAGCATCAGGTGCGCGAGTTGGCGGAGCTGATCGAGGCGCGTGGCGGCGAGGTGAAGTTCGCGGTCCATCCCGTGGCTGGCCGCATGCCCGGGCATATGAACGTTCTGTTGGCAGAGGCGAACGTGCCGTACGACAAGCTGTATGACATGGATGAGATAAACGGGGAGTTTGATCGTGCCGATGTTGCGCTCGTGATCGGCGCAAACGACGTCGTGAATCCGGCAGCGCGCACGGACAAGGCCTCTCCGATTTACGGCATGCCCATTCTCAACGCCGATCACGCAAAGAGCATCATCGTTCTGAAGCGCAGCATGGCCGCCGGTTTTGCTGGAATCGAGAACGAGCTGTTTTACAACCCGAAGACCTTGATGCTGTTCGGCGATGCCAAGAAGTCGCTCACAGGACTGGTGAGCGAGGTGAAGAACGTGTGATTCATAATTGGAGATTGGTGGTTCGGATTTCACCAGCTACCAGGCACCAATCACCACTTTGACCGCAAGCCTCGGATAGCCTGTCCGCGCAAGAACCCTAGCTTGCGCTCCAGTCCTTTCCGGAGCATCCATGATGTTGACCATGCCTACGACGTTTCGCGCCGAGCCGGCGACTCCTGTCCTCGATGGTGATGAGGCGTGGCGCGCAATACAACGGCGCGATCCGCGGTTTGACGGCCGGTTCGTGTACGCGGTGCGATCCACGCGCATTTACTGCCGTCCGTCGTGTCCGTCGCGCAAACCGGCGCGAGCGCGCGTCACATTTTACAGCGCGCCATCCGCGGCCGAAGAGGCGGGCTATCGCGCGTGCCGGCGGTGTCATCCTCGTGAGGCACGGCTCGGCCCGGCGGCAATCGCAGTGGAACGAGCGCGGCTGTACATCGAAGAGCATCCGGATCAGCTCATCACTCTGGCGTCCCTGGCAGAGAACGTGGGTCTCAGCCCGTTTCATCTCCAGCGTATGTTCAAGCGGTTGCTCGGGGTTTCGCCACGCGAGTACCAGGACGGCCTGCGAGTGTCGCGTTTCAAGTCGCGGCTTCGCGCGGGCGACACGGTAAGTCGCGCGACCTACGAAGCGGGGTTCGGCTCGAGCAGCCGAGTCTACGAGCGGAGTGACAGAACGCTCGGTATGACCCCGGCTGCCTATCGACGCGGCGGCGCGGGCATGCACATCACGTACACGATCGTCGACTCACCGTTCGGCGGGCTACTCGTTGCCGCGACGGAACGCGGAGTCTGCGCAGTGGCGCTCGGTGATGGCGACGAAGCGCTCGTCCGGAAGCTGCGAGCCGATTTCCCACGCGCCGAGATCGAGCGCGGGGACGATGTTCATCGCGATTGGGTCGCGGAGATCGTAGCCAACATCGGCGGCGGGAATCTCGGGTTGAATGTGCCGCTCGACGTGCAAGGGACCGCATTTCAACAGCAAGTGTGGGCGCTGCTGCGAAAGATTCCACCTGGCCGAACGCGGTCGTACAGCGAGATCGCCGCGGACCTGGGGAATCCCCGAGCGACACGCGCCGTCGCCCAGGCCTGCGCGAGCAATCGAATCGCGGTCGTTATTCCATGCCATCGCGTGGTTCGCAACGACGGTGAACTCGGTGGATACAAGTGGGGTGTCGAACGCAAGAAGACGTTGCTCGAACGTGAGCGCCGTCAGGCGCGTTGACGGTGCGCAACGGCGGCATGAGTGACGATCCAAGCCATCGGACGATCCAAACCATCGATAGATGTCTGTTGTCTGAATGAACGCCAGCGGTTCGCTCGCTGGCTCGCTGCACTTCTCCGGTTTCGAGGCATTCGACGATGAAGTACCTACGGCTCGTCGCGCCACTTACTTTCGCCGCAATGGCAACGCTCGGCGCGCAGAACAACCGCGGACGCGATGACAGTGTCTTCGTCTGGGCGGCTCGCATCGGTGATGGTGGAACGCTGACGGTGAAGAACATCGTCGGTGGAATCACAGTCACCGAGTCGAGCGGTGATCGTGTCGAGGTCCACGCCGAAAAGCGAATGCGCGGGCGCGGTGATCCGAGCGATATCTCGTTCGATGTGCGGGAGTCATCGTCTGGCGCGACGATCTGCACGGTGTATCGAGGTGAGAGCGCGTGCGATGACGGTAATTTCAGCAACACTCGATTTTCGGTGCGTTACACGATCGCCATGCCGGGCGGCTTGCGTCTGCGCGCGACAACGGGAAATGGTGAGGTCTCTGTCGAGCGAGCAGGTAGTGACGTGGAGTTGAGCACCGGAAATGGCGGAATTCGCATTGGCAAGACTGATGGCCGCGTGACCGCGTCTACGGGCAACGGTGACCTCCAGGTCGAGAGCGCGCGCGGACCTGTGCGTGCGTCCACCGGCAACGGCCGCATTTTCGTCTCGACGTCCGCTGGTCCGGTGTCGGCGACAACCGGAAACGGGGACATCGATGTTCGGATGGGAACGCTCACCAGTGCCGGGGACATGAACTTCACGAGTGGCACCGGTGCGGTGCGCGTCACGCTCCCGCCGGATTTCAACGGCGATGTCGATGCGAGCACGGGCAACGGCGACCTACGCACTGATTTCGCCATCAAATTGATCGGCCGTCTCGATCCGCAACACATGCGAGGCACGATCGGCTCTGGTGGTCGGATGATTCACCTTCAGACCGGGAATGGCAGGCTCGAGATCAGGAAGGGAAGCTGAATCTCAGATGCCCGACCGGGTACGCGCCCTATCTTTGGTAGGTGTATTCCACCTGCCTGTTCTGTAACGCGAACCTCGGGACGAACGAGGTAATCGAATCCTTTCCCATCGGGCGGCGGTTGGCGTTCGATGCGGCGAACGGGCGGCTTTGGGTGGTGTGTCGGAAGTGCGAGCGGTGGAACCTGTCGCCGCTCGAGGAGAGGTGGGAGGCGATCGAAGCGTGCGAGCGATGCTTTCGTGACACGCGGCTGAGGGTGTCGACGGACAATATCGGGCTCGCACGAGTGCGCGAAGGGCTCGAGCTGGTGCGCGTAGGACCGGCGCTGCGGCCGGAGTTCGCGGCATGGCGATATGGCGACCAATTCGGCCGGCGACGCCGACGAAGGATGGTTCGCGTCGGTCTCGGCGTGGGGATTGTCGGTGGTGCGATCGCGGGCGGGGTCGCGTTAGGCGTGAGCGCCGGCGTGGGGTTCGGCAGCGGCGGTTGGTGGATCTGGCGTGGGATCTACGCCGGCTATCGACGGATCGCGTATGGCAGCGAAGACGCCATCGTCGCGCGTATCCCGTACGAAGACAAGGCGCATGGCGAGCGAGTTGCTGCCGTGCGTCGTCGGGACCTTGTCGACGTTAGGCTAGGCAGCGCGGGAAATGGGGGGCTTCTCCTCTCACTGCCACTTCGCGGAGAGACGCTGCACCTGACGGGTGAGGAAGCGGAACGAGGCGCGGGCTACATCCTCCCGGCGATCAATTGGGCGGGCGCGGAAAAGCGCGAGGTCGAGCACGCCGTGCGACTCATCGAGGATTCGCAGAAGCCATCCTCCGAATTCGTGCACGAAGTGGCGCGCCAATCGGGGATGGGACGACGGCTTCAAGAGCTACCGAGTGCGTCGAGGCTTGCGCTGGAAATGGCGTCGCACGAGGAGAGCGAGCGTCGCGCGATGGAAGGCGAGCTCGCACTGCTCGAGACGGCATGGCGGCAAGCTGAGGAAATCGCGAAGATTGCCGACAACTTGCTCGTTCCTCCCTCGGTGGATGAGTTCCTGGAGCGAAACCGGGGAAAAGACTGATGGCATCCGGCGCGGCGCGGCCGTCGACCAATCGCTCGACCGAACACGATCCGGGCATCGCGACGGCGCGCGATCGCGCCGACGAAATCACGCGATCGGCGCCCGCGCTTGTCCACGCCGGCGAAACTGTCGTTCGCTTCGGGACGGCCAGCTGGACGGACCCGACATTGATCGCGCCTGGAGTCTTCTATCCGGATCGCGTGACGTCGGCAGAGGCGCGGCTCAGATACTACTCCAGTGTTTTCTCCGTCGTCGAGGTCGACTCGTCGTATTACGCGCTGCCGACGCGGCGCGTCGCGGAGCTCTGGGTCCACCGGACGCCGGAAGACTTCTCATTCGACGTGAAGGCGTTCGGCTGGATGACAGGTCACGCGACGGAGACCGCGCGCTTGCCACGCGTGCTCCAGGACGCGCTACCTAACGAGATCGTGGATAAGAAGCGTCTCTACGCCAAGGACGTGCCTCACGAGATTCGAGATGAGGCCTGGCGTATCTTTGCCGACGCGATCTCTCCACTCCACGAAGCGGGAAAGCTCGGCGCGGTGTTCCTTCAGTATCCGTCGTGGGTGCGACCGGCACAGCACAGCGCGGAGATGCTCGCGCGTGCGCGACGACGCTTGGGTGAGCTGCCGATTGCGGTCGAGTTCCGCCACAGCGACTGGTTGGCGCGCGCGCATCGTGCGCGCACGCTGGCGCTGCTTCGCGAGCAAGAG includes these proteins:
- a CDS encoding DUF72 domain-containing protein, coding for MASGAARPSTNRSTEHDPGIATARDRADEITRSAPALVHAGETVVRFGTASWTDPTLIAPGVFYPDRVTSAEARLRYYSSVFSVVEVDSSYYALPTRRVAELWVHRTPEDFSFDVKAFGWMTGHATETARLPRVLQDALPNEIVDKKRLYAKDVPHEIRDEAWRIFADAISPLHEAGKLGAVFLQYPSWVRPAQHSAEMLARARRRLGELPIAVEFRHSDWLARAHRARTLALLREQEMSYIIVDEPQGFASSVPPDLAVTSSRLAVVRLHGRRGETWEKRGTTVLERFRYLYNEEELGGWVPKIVEIAGEAEQVHVVFNNCYGNYGTTNAMEMAGMVAQRVVGRG
- a CDS encoding NAD(P) transhydrogenase subunit alpha, translated to MLLLELYVFVLAAFTGYMVISKVPSLLHTPLMAATNAISGISLVGSLIAAGSAQSRVATILGFIAVVAATSNIVGGFLITDRMLRMFRRDTGGMKREAASAAPPAPR
- a CDS encoding NAD(P)(+) transhydrogenase (Re/Si-specific) subunit beta, yielding MRDYFIQGSYLTASVLFILGLRSLTRPDRARHGMLLAAAGMLFAVIGTLVSHQIVDYRWIAGGLLLGVVIGYPLGMWVPMTAMPQRIALSLTFSALAAALVGIAEYNTRITNSEGIPRPIMAALGIEVLLGMVTVGGTLIAAGKLQELITSRPLTYRGQNLVNALVFLAMLTLFGMLVVHPERQALFYALIALAFVFGILLVMPIGGADMPVVVALLNSYSGLASCATGFAIGNVILIISGSLDGSSGFILSVLMSKAMNRSFTNVLFGAFGSQVTAGGKTTEGLSARSTSVDDAAVQLAYAQLVIVIPGYGMAVAQAQHQVRELAELIEARGGEVKFAVHPVAGRMPGHMNVLLAEANVPYDKLYDMDEINGEFDRADVALVIGANDVVNPAARTDKASPIYGMPILNADHAKSIIVLKRSMAAGFAGIENELFYNPKTLMLFGDAKKSLTGLVSEVKNV
- a CDS encoding DUF4097 family beta strand repeat-containing protein gives rise to the protein MKYLRLVAPLTFAAMATLGAQNNRGRDDSVFVWAARIGDGGTLTVKNIVGGITVTESSGDRVEVHAEKRMRGRGDPSDISFDVRESSSGATICTVYRGESACDDGNFSNTRFSVRYTIAMPGGLRLRATTGNGEVSVERAGSDVELSTGNGGIRIGKTDGRVTASTGNGDLQVESARGPVRASTGNGRIFVSTSAGPVSATTGNGDIDVRMGTLTSAGDMNFTSGTGAVRVTLPPDFNGDVDASTGNGDLRTDFAIKLIGRLDPQHMRGTIGSGGRMIHLQTGNGRLEIRKGS
- the ada gene encoding bifunctional DNA-binding transcriptional regulator/O6-methylguanine-DNA methyltransferase Ada; this translates as MPTTFRAEPATPVLDGDEAWRAIQRRDPRFDGRFVYAVRSTRIYCRPSCPSRKPARARVTFYSAPSAAEEAGYRACRRCHPREARLGPAAIAVERARLYIEEHPDQLITLASLAENVGLSPFHLQRMFKRLLGVSPREYQDGLRVSRFKSRLRAGDTVSRATYEAGFGSSSRVYERSDRTLGMTPAAYRRGGAGMHITYTIVDSPFGGLLVAATERGVCAVALGDGDEALVRKLRADFPRAEIERGDDVHRDWVAEIVANIGGGNLGLNVPLDVQGTAFQQQVWALLRKIPPGRTRSYSEIAADLGNPRATRAVAQACASNRIAVVIPCHRVVRNDGELGGYKWGVERKKTLLERERRQAR